In a genomic window of Streptomyces pristinaespiralis:
- the kynU gene encoding kynureninase yields the protein MSESLAQRAAALDAADELAGARKLFALDEAVYLDGNSLGALPAHVPDRVADVVNRQWGQLRIRSWTEGDWWSAPERIGDRIAPLVGAAPGQIVVGDSTSVNVFKAVVGAVRLNDDPARTDILVDATTFPTDGYIASSAARMTGRRIVPVDPADLTSALGPTTAAALVNHVDYRSGRLHDLPGLTAAVHEAGALAVWDLCHSAGALPVGLDAHGVDLAVGCTYKYLNGGPGSPAYLYVAERHQASFDSPLPGWTSHADPFAMTPGYEAADGSTRGRVGTPDILSMLALEAALEVWDGIAIETVRAKSLALTDFFLECVDAYVPAGRVTSLTPAEHASRGSQVALRCEDAPRVMETLTARGVVGDLRRPDVLRFGFTPLYVGFADTERAARVLAEVLAG from the coding sequence ATGTCTGAGTCCCTGGCCCAGCGGGCCGCGGCGCTCGACGCCGCAGACGAACTGGCCGGTGCCCGGAAGCTGTTCGCCCTCGACGAGGCCGTCTACCTCGACGGCAACTCGCTCGGCGCGCTGCCCGCGCACGTCCCCGACCGCGTCGCCGATGTGGTGAACCGTCAGTGGGGGCAGCTGCGCATCCGTTCCTGGACGGAGGGCGACTGGTGGAGCGCGCCCGAGCGGATCGGTGACCGGATCGCGCCGCTGGTCGGCGCGGCGCCCGGGCAGATCGTGGTCGGCGACTCCACGAGCGTCAACGTCTTCAAGGCCGTCGTGGGCGCCGTACGGCTGAACGACGACCCGGCGCGTACGGACATCCTCGTCGACGCGACGACGTTCCCGACGGACGGGTACATAGCGTCGTCGGCGGCCAGGATGACCGGCCGCCGAATCGTCCCCGTCGACCCGGCGGACCTGACGTCGGCACTCGGCCCCACCACGGCGGCGGCGCTCGTCAACCACGTCGACTACCGCTCCGGCCGGCTGCACGACCTGCCCGGTCTCACGGCGGCCGTCCACGAGGCGGGTGCCCTCGCGGTCTGGGACCTGTGCCACAGCGCGGGCGCCCTGCCGGTGGGGCTCGACGCCCACGGCGTCGACCTGGCGGTCGGCTGCACCTACAAGTACCTGAACGGCGGCCCCGGTTCGCCCGCGTACCTGTACGTCGCCGAGCGCCACCAGGCGTCCTTCGACTCGCCGCTGCCCGGCTGGACGTCGCACGCCGACCCGTTCGCGATGACGCCCGGGTACGAAGCGGCCGACGGGTCGACGCGCGGCCGGGTGGGCACGCCGGACATCCTGTCCATGCTGGCCCTCGAAGCGGCGCTCGAGGTCTGGGACGGGATCGCGATCGAGACGGTCAGGGCGAAGAGCCTGGCGCTGACGGACTTCTTCCTGGAGTGCGTCGACGCCTATGTCCCGGCCGGACGGGTCACGTCCCTGACACCCGCGGAGCACGCCTCACGCGGGAGTCAGGTGGCGCTGCGCTGCGAGGACGCGCCGCGGGTCATGGAGACCCTGACGGCCAGGGGCGTCGTCGGCGACCTGCGCCGTCCGGACGTCCTGCGCTTCGGCTTCACGCCGCTGTACGTGGGCTTCGCCGACACGGAGCGCGCGGCCCGCGTCCTGGCGGAGGTCCTCGCCGGCTGA
- the kynA gene encoding tryptophan 2,3-dioxygenase has protein sequence MSHDSAPNLDFAGTTPYEDYVQADVLTHLQHPRSDDPGEMVFLVTTQVMELWFTVVVHEWETAARALREDRIPVAMDALKRSARELEALNASWKPIANLTPAQFNAYRDALGEGSGFQSAMYRRMEFLLGDKSASMLVPHRGAPRVHAELEKALHEPSLYDEVLRLLARRGYAVPAEVLERDLAQKYEPSEAVEHVWAEVYGGPDQDTELVRLGEALTDVGELVWRWRNDHLVATRRAMGSKVGTGGSAGVSWLEKRARKNVFPELWTARSHV, from the coding sequence ATGTCACATGACTCCGCCCCGAATCTGGACTTCGCGGGCACCACGCCGTACGAGGACTACGTCCAGGCGGACGTCCTCACCCACCTCCAGCATCCGCGGTCGGACGACCCGGGCGAGATGGTCTTCCTGGTCACCACCCAGGTCATGGAGCTGTGGTTCACCGTCGTCGTCCACGAGTGGGAGACCGCCGCACGCGCCCTGCGCGAGGACCGGATCCCCGTGGCGATGGACGCGCTGAAGCGGTCGGCACGCGAGCTGGAGGCGCTCAACGCCTCCTGGAAGCCCATCGCCAACCTGACGCCCGCACAGTTCAACGCCTACCGCGACGCCCTCGGTGAGGGCTCCGGCTTCCAGTCGGCGATGTACCGGCGGATGGAGTTCCTCCTCGGGGACAAGTCCGCCTCGATGCTGGTGCCGCACCGGGGCGCCCCGCGCGTCCACGCGGAACTGGAGAAGGCCCTCCACGAGCCGAGCCTGTACGACGAGGTGCTGCGGCTCCTCGCCCGCCGCGGGTACGCGGTGCCCGCCGAGGTGCTGGAGCGCGACCTGGCGCAGAAGTACGAGCCGTCGGAGGCGGTCGAGCACGTCTGGGCCGAGGTCTACGGCGGCCCCGACCAGGACACCGAACTGGTGCGCCTGGGCGAGGCGCTGACGGATGTCGGCGAGCTGGTGTGGCGATGGCGCAACGACCACCTGGTGGCGACCCGGCGGGCCATGGGCTCGAAGGTCGGCACAGGCGGCTCAGCCGGTGTCTCCTGGCTCGAGAAGCGTGCCCGCAAGAACGTCTTCCCCGAGCTGTGGACGGCGCGCAGCCATGTCTGA
- a CDS encoding DUF3152 domain-containing protein translates to MSVGAGAALAHWRGGPPPATAAGPADVAPLMSEAPAPEPSASPSPVRSSPSSSPKPKTSPSASAKSAPPSVPASGPGTFTTAQSSGTAAGTGTLRRYRVEVEDGVDVSAQQAAAEIQQILAHPRGWAANGRGRFQLVSSNADFVIRIATPATADKLCLAVGLNTRGELNCETTEGVVVNLRRWMLGSPTFAGTPAEYRHLIINHEVGHEIGIRQHMGCPGPGEPAPVMMQQIKGLNGCVSNAWPYDDDGTYLSGPPV, encoded by the coding sequence ATGTCGGTGGGCGCAGGCGCCGCCCTCGCGCACTGGCGGGGCGGACCGCCCCCCGCCACGGCCGCGGGCCCGGCCGACGTCGCGCCGCTGATGTCCGAGGCCCCCGCACCGGAGCCGTCCGCCTCACCGTCACCGGTGCGCAGCAGCCCCAGCAGTTCGCCGAAACCGAAGACATCGCCCTCCGCCTCGGCCAAGAGCGCGCCGCCGAGCGTGCCGGCGTCGGGTCCGGGCACGTTCACCACCGCGCAGTCGTCCGGGACGGCGGCCGGCACCGGCACGCTGCGCCGCTACAGGGTGGAGGTCGAGGACGGCGTCGACGTGTCCGCCCAGCAGGCCGCCGCCGAGATCCAGCAGATCCTGGCCCACCCGCGCGGCTGGGCCGCGAACGGCCGCGGCCGCTTCCAGCTGGTGTCGTCGAACGCCGACTTCGTGATCAGGATCGCCACACCGGCCACCGCCGACAAGCTCTGCCTCGCCGTGGGCCTGAACACCCGCGGGGAGCTGAACTGCGAGACCACCGAGGGGGTCGTGGTGAACCTGCGGCGCTGGATGCTGGGCTCCCCGACGTTCGCCGGAACGCCCGCCGAGTACCGGCACCTGATCATCAACCACGAGGTCGGGCACGAGATCGGCATCCGGCAGCACATGGGCTGCCCGGGGCCCGGCGAACCCGCCCCGGTGATGATGCAGCAGATCAAGGGCCTGAACGGCTGCGTCTCCAATGCGTGGCCCTATGACGACGACGGGACATATCTCTCAGGACCGCCGGTGTGA
- a CDS encoding DUF3151 domain-containing protein encodes MSIHENLLGGPPPTHLPDEPGPRELLAGGTPAAEVAAQYPTSSLAWAQLADDAFERGSVVESYAYARTGYHRGLDALRRNGWKGHGPVPWEHEPNRGFLRALNALARAAGAIGEKEEHERCTTFLRDSSQTAAETLG; translated from the coding sequence ATGTCGATCCACGAGAACCTGCTCGGGGGGCCTCCCCCGACCCACCTGCCCGACGAGCCCGGACCGCGCGAGCTCCTGGCCGGCGGCACCCCCGCCGCCGAGGTCGCGGCCCAGTACCCGACCAGCTCGCTCGCCTGGGCGCAGCTGGCCGACGACGCCTTCGAGCGGGGCAGCGTCGTCGAGTCGTACGCCTACGCGCGCACCGGCTACCACCGCGGCCTCGACGCGCTGCGCCGCAACGGCTGGAAGGGCCACGGCCCGGTGCCGTGGGAGCACGAGCCCAACCGCGGCTTCCTGCGCGCGCTGAACGCGCTGGCCCGTGCCGCCGGAGCGATCGGCGAGAAGGAAGAGCACGAGCGCTGCACCACGTTCCTGCGGGACTCCTCGCAGACCGCCGCGGAGACGCTGGGCTGA
- a CDS encoding MFS transporter → MGTSPGDIRLTSATGRWVVLTTVLGSGMALLDSTVVNVALPRIGRDLDADLGVLQWTVNAYMLTLAALILLGGALGDRYGRRRIFVLGVIWFALGSLLCGMAPNGGVLVAARALQGIGGALLTPGSLALIQASFHPDDRSRAVGLWSGLGGVGAAIGPFVGGWLVDGPGWRWVFLLNVPLAVVCVPVALRHVPESRDPTATGRFDVPGAVLGAAALGLVTYALIDATVWAGLAGALVGAVFVLVELRTEKPMLPLSLFRIRQFTAVNLVTLCVYAAFGGFFFLVALQLQVVAGYSALGAGAALLPTTALMLLLSARSGELGDRIGPRIPLTVGPLFCAVGMMLTLRVGVDASYLVDVLPALLVMGLGMVTLVAPLTSTVLASVETGRAGIASGINNAAARAAGLLAVAALPLLAGMGPEAYRSATAFDEAFRLAIPMCAGILVAGALIAWGTVRVPPEGVNVCHPECKVSCGVAAPPLEPQPERKD, encoded by the coding sequence ATGGGCACGAGTCCGGGGGACATCAGGCTGACATCCGCCACCGGCCGCTGGGTGGTCCTGACGACCGTCCTCGGGTCCGGCATGGCGCTGCTCGACTCCACCGTCGTCAACGTCGCGCTGCCCCGCATCGGCAGGGACCTCGACGCCGACCTGGGCGTCCTGCAGTGGACCGTCAACGCCTACATGCTGACGCTGGCGGCGCTGATCCTGCTCGGCGGGGCACTCGGCGACCGCTACGGGCGCCGCCGGATCTTCGTCCTCGGCGTGATCTGGTTCGCCCTGGGCTCCCTGCTCTGCGGGATGGCGCCCAACGGCGGGGTGCTGGTCGCCGCCCGCGCCCTCCAGGGCATCGGAGGCGCCCTGCTCACCCCGGGATCGCTGGCCCTCATCCAGGCGAGCTTCCATCCCGACGACCGGTCCCGGGCCGTGGGCCTGTGGTCCGGGCTCGGCGGCGTCGGCGCGGCGATCGGCCCGTTCGTCGGCGGCTGGCTGGTCGACGGGCCGGGCTGGCGCTGGGTGTTCCTGCTCAACGTGCCGCTGGCCGTCGTGTGCGTCCCGGTGGCACTGCGGCACGTGCCGGAGTCCCGCGACCCGACGGCGACCGGCCGGTTCGACGTGCCGGGCGCCGTCCTGGGCGCGGCGGCGCTCGGGCTGGTGACCTACGCGCTCATCGACGCGACGGTGTGGGCAGGGCTCGCCGGCGCGCTCGTGGGAGCCGTGTTCGTGCTGGTCGAGCTTCGTACGGAGAAGCCGATGCTGCCGCTGTCCCTCTTCCGGATCCGCCAGTTCACCGCCGTGAATCTCGTGACGCTCTGCGTGTACGCCGCCTTCGGCGGCTTCTTCTTCCTCGTCGCGCTCCAGCTCCAGGTCGTGGCCGGATACTCGGCCCTCGGCGCGGGAGCGGCACTGCTGCCGACCACCGCGTTGATGCTGCTGCTCTCCGCCCGCTCCGGGGAGCTGGGTGACCGCATCGGCCCGCGCATCCCGCTGACCGTCGGCCCCCTGTTCTGCGCCGTCGGCATGATGCTGACGCTGAGGGTCGGCGTCGACGCGTCGTACCTGGTCGACGTGCTGCCCGCCCTGCTGGTCATGGGCCTCGGCATGGTCACGCTGGTCGCGCCGCTGACCTCGACCGTCCTCGCGTCCGTGGAGACCGGCCGGGCGGGCATCGCGAGCGGCATCAACAACGCGGCGGCCCGGGCCGCCGGCCTGCTCGCGGTCGCCGCCCTGCCGCTGCTCGCCGGCATGGGCCCGGAGGCGTACCGCTCGGCGACGGCGTTCGACGAGGCCTTCCGGCTCGCGATCCCGATGTGCGCGGGAATCCTGGTGGCCGGGGCGCTGATCGCCTGGGGGACGGTGCGGGTGCCGCCCGAGGGCGTGAACGTGTGCCACCCGGAGTGCAAGGTGAGCTGCGGGGTGGCCGCGCCGCCGCTCGAGCCGCAGCCGGAACGCAAGGACTGA
- a CDS encoding MalY/PatB family protein, which yields MSFDFDAVVDRRGTWSVQWDGVADRFGVDGLLPFTISDMDFASPPVVLDALRDRVAHGVFGYTDWRNEDFLSAVRHWFAVRYDTEIDTGRIVYAPSVLNQLSQLLRMWSGPGDGVVVHTPTYDGFIKAISGLGRDLRGVPVGDDEALERQLARPDSKVLVLCSPHNPTGRVWTHDELTRTAELAARHGVAVVSDEIHADFVRDGVHLPWTRYGTGRWALITSGTKAFNFPALSGSYGLIGDPGDHAAFVRRMETGEGLASPAVLSLTAHIAAYRRGGPWLDDLNAYVAGNLRMLADRLGAAFPELGWEPPQAGYLAWIDLRPLGIGSRTKDSVLQRELVEREKVAIMPGSVYGCEGFVRLNVGCPRSKAERGADALIRALGRVI from the coding sequence GTGAGCTTCGACTTCGACGCGGTCGTCGACCGCCGGGGGACATGGAGCGTGCAGTGGGACGGTGTCGCGGACCGGTTCGGAGTCGACGGCCTGCTGCCCTTCACCATCTCCGACATGGACTTCGCCTCCCCTCCCGTGGTCCTCGACGCCCTCCGTGACCGGGTCGCGCACGGAGTCTTCGGCTACACCGACTGGCGGAACGAGGACTTCCTCTCCGCCGTCCGCCACTGGTTCGCCGTCCGGTACGACACGGAGATCGACACCGGCCGCATCGTGTACGCGCCCTCCGTGCTCAACCAGCTCTCCCAGTTGCTGCGGATGTGGAGCGGCCCCGGCGACGGCGTCGTCGTCCACACCCCCACGTACGACGGCTTCATCAAGGCGATCAGCGGTCTGGGCCGTGACCTGCGTGGAGTGCCCGTCGGGGACGACGAGGCACTGGAACGGCAGCTGGCCCGGCCCGACAGCAAGGTTCTGGTGCTCTGCTCGCCCCACAACCCCACGGGCAGGGTGTGGACGCACGACGAGCTCACCAGGACCGCCGAGCTCGCGGCACGGCACGGCGTCGCGGTCGTCAGCGACGAGATCCACGCCGACTTCGTACGCGACGGGGTCCATCTGCCCTGGACCCGCTACGGCACCGGCCGGTGGGCGCTGATCACCTCCGGGACCAAGGCGTTCAACTTCCCCGCCCTGAGCGGCTCGTACGGCCTCATCGGCGACCCTGGCGACCATGCCGCGTTCGTGCGCCGGATGGAGACCGGGGAGGGCCTCGCGTCGCCCGCCGTGCTGTCACTGACCGCGCACATCGCGGCCTATCGCCGGGGCGGACCGTGGCTGGACGACCTCAACGCCTATGTGGCCGGCAACCTGCGGATGCTCGCCGACCGGCTCGGTGCGGCGTTCCCGGAGCTCGGCTGGGAACCGCCGCAGGCCGGCTACCTCGCCTGGATCGACCTCCGCCCGCTGGGCATCGGCTCCCGGACGAAGGACTCGGTGCTCCAGCGTGAGCTCGTCGAACGGGAGAAGGTCGCGATCATGCCGGGATCGGTGTACGGGTGCGAGGGCTTCGTCCGGTTGAACGTCGGCTGTCCGCGCAGCAAGGCGGAACGCGGCGCGGACGCCCTGATCCGGGCGCTGGGCCGCGTCATCTGA
- the fbaA gene encoding class II fructose-bisphosphate aldolase, translated as MPIATPEVYNEMLDRAKAGKFAYPAINVTSSQTLHAALRGFAEAESDGIIQISTGGAEFLGGQYSKDMVTGAVALAEFAHIVAAKYDITVALHTDHCPKDKLDGYVRPLLDISAERVKAGRNPLFQSHMWDGSAETLADNLAIGQELLAKAAAAKIILEVEITPTGGEEDGVSHEINDELYTTVDDALRTAEALGLGEKGRYLLAASFGNVHGVYKPGNVVLRPELLKDLQAGVSAQYGKADPFDFVFHGGSGSTAEEIATALENGVVKMNLDTDTQYAFTRPVADHMFKNYDGVLKVDGEVGSKKTYDPRTWGKLAEAGMATRVTEACAALRSSGTKIK; from the coding sequence ATGCCCATCGCGACTCCCGAGGTCTACAACGAGATGCTTGACCGGGCGAAGGCAGGCAAGTTCGCCTACCCCGCCATCAACGTGACCTCGTCCCAGACCCTGCACGCCGCACTGCGTGGCTTCGCGGAGGCCGAGAGCGACGGCATCATCCAGATTTCCACCGGCGGTGCCGAGTTCCTGGGTGGCCAGTACAGCAAGGACATGGTCACCGGCGCCGTCGCCCTGGCCGAGTTCGCGCACATCGTCGCCGCCAAGTACGACATCACTGTCGCGCTGCACACCGACCACTGCCCGAAGGACAAGCTGGACGGCTATGTCCGTCCGCTGCTCGACATCTCCGCCGAGCGCGTGAAGGCCGGACGCAACCCGCTGTTCCAGTCCCACATGTGGGACGGCTCGGCCGAGACCCTCGCCGACAACCTGGCGATCGGCCAGGAGCTGCTGGCGAAGGCCGCCGCCGCGAAGATCATCCTCGAGGTCGAGATCACCCCGACCGGTGGCGAGGAGGACGGTGTCTCGCACGAGATCAACGACGAGCTCTACACCACCGTGGACGACGCGCTGCGCACGGCCGAGGCCCTGGGCCTGGGCGAGAAGGGTCGCTACCTGCTGGCCGCGTCCTTCGGCAACGTGCACGGCGTCTACAAGCCGGGCAACGTCGTGCTCCGCCCCGAGCTGCTGAAGGACCTCCAGGCGGGCGTCTCCGCCCAGTACGGCAAGGCCGACCCGTTCGACTTCGTCTTCCACGGTGGCTCGGGCTCGACCGCTGAGGAGATCGCCACGGCCCTGGAGAACGGCGTCGTGAAGATGAACCTCGACACCGACACCCAGTACGCCTTCACGCGTCCGGTGGCGGACCACATGTTCAAGAACTACGACGGCGTCCTGAAGGTCGACGGCGAGGTCGGCTCCAAGAAGACCTACGACCCGCGCACCTGGGGCAAGCTGGCCGAGGCCGGCATGGCCACCCGTGTCACGGAGGCCTGCGCGGCGCTGCGCTCCTCCGGTACCAAGATCAAGTAA
- the pyrE gene encoding orotate phosphoribosyltransferase encodes MTDVRAELLQQIKDKAVVHGKVTLSSGIEADWYIDLRRITLDGEAAPMVGQVMLDATADLDYDCVGGLTLGADPVATSMLHASAARGERLDAFVVRKAGKAHGMQRRIEGTDVKGRRCLVVEDVSTTGGSPLTAVEAVREAGGEVVAVAVIVERGAAPKIAEAGLPYINAYSLDELGLA; translated from the coding sequence ATGACTGACGTTCGTGCTGAGCTGCTCCAGCAGATCAAGGACAAGGCCGTGGTGCACGGCAAGGTGACCCTCTCCTCGGGCATCGAGGCCGACTGGTACATCGATCTGCGCCGGATCACGCTGGACGGCGAGGCCGCGCCGATGGTCGGTCAGGTGATGCTCGACGCCACCGCCGACCTGGACTACGACTGCGTGGGCGGGCTGACGCTGGGCGCCGACCCGGTGGCGACCTCGATGCTGCACGCCTCCGCCGCGCGCGGTGAGCGGCTGGACGCGTTCGTCGTCCGCAAGGCGGGCAAGGCGCACGGCATGCAGCGCCGGATCGAAGGCACGGACGTGAAGGGCCGGCGCTGCCTGGTCGTGGAGGACGTGTCGACGACCGGCGGGTCCCCGCTGACCGCCGTGGAGGCGGTCAGGGAGGCCGGCGGCGAGGTCGTCGCGGTGGCCGTGATCGTGGAGCGCGGCGCCGCCCCCAAGATCGCGGAGGCGGGCCTGCCGTACATCAACGCGTATTCGCTCGATGAGCTCGGTCTCGCCTGA
- a CDS encoding aldose epimerase family protein — MSSEQSIRLAAGDVELTVHPTIGCRIGSLRIGGTEVLRQGERYGSFPMVPWCGRTRDGRFSNGGVPHRLPLNAPPHAIHGTGRDTAWRTARADESEAAFTYDLADPWPYTGRVTQTFELAEDSVTVRMGVETYGTSFPAQAGWHPWFLRNLGDGGEDVRIAFTPEWQEERGEDHLPTGKRITPLPGPWDDCFGMPDGVDVTLTWPGRLELIVRSPAEWVVVYDEQAEAVCVEPQSGPPNGLNTHPRLVTPIEPLEIATTWSWRRL; from the coding sequence GTGAGTAGCGAACAGAGCATCCGGCTGGCCGCCGGTGACGTCGAGTTGACCGTGCATCCTACGATCGGTTGCCGCATCGGAAGCCTGCGCATCGGCGGCACCGAGGTGCTGCGGCAGGGCGAGCGGTACGGCTCGTTCCCGATGGTGCCGTGGTGCGGTCGCACGCGGGACGGGCGGTTCAGCAACGGCGGTGTACCGCACCGGCTGCCGCTCAACGCCCCGCCGCATGCCATTCACGGCACCGGCCGGGACACCGCGTGGCGCACCGCACGGGCGGACGAGAGCGAGGCGGCCTTCACCTACGACCTCGCCGACCCGTGGCCGTACACCGGGCGGGTCACCCAGACGTTCGAGCTGGCGGAGGACTCCGTCACCGTCCGGATGGGTGTGGAGACCTACGGGACGTCGTTCCCCGCGCAGGCGGGCTGGCACCCCTGGTTCCTGCGCAACCTCGGTGACGGCGGCGAGGACGTGCGGATCGCCTTCACGCCGGAGTGGCAGGAGGAGCGCGGTGAGGACCACCTGCCGACCGGCAAGCGCATCACGCCGCTCCCGGGCCCGTGGGACGACTGCTTCGGAATGCCCGACGGGGTCGACGTCACGCTGACCTGGCCGGGCCGGCTGGAGCTGATCGTCCGCAGCCCGGCGGAGTGGGTCGTGGTCTACGACGAGCAGGCCGAGGCGGTCTGTGTCGAACCGCAGTCGGGCCCGCCGAACGGTCTCAACACCCATCCGCGGCTGGTCACCCCGATCGAGCCGCTGGAGATCGCCACGACCTGGAGCTGGCGGCGGCTCTGA
- a CDS encoding CoxG family protein yields MEHEVFVPVPAETLRRALRDPARVARCVPGLQQDADESAGPLSGRLKVRVAGHTITYRGALHLTEQDDERGGAFAVEGEGAEARGGGSVKVTLMIRPAPTDGGTTVTFSGSAHAEGRLADLAAGAKVSAAHRLLDRFAEALAAAAFEDPMPGDRAEGGGAGAAPAAEPLDAAGEAGADGTGGPATATGGDAQDPTGADDAAGSVFDAPVPPPSLGADADDEFDDLDEVDGAEDLDGVDGVDAVDDLESIEDLDDLSGLPGAVPAEAAHARRTMIGRSAEEVDHAPPRGRYAPTPAADASSAGATLRWLAPAAALALASAVVVGRALRRRR; encoded by the coding sequence ATGGAGCATGAGGTGTTCGTTCCGGTACCGGCTGAGACCCTCCGACGTGCGCTGCGGGACCCGGCCAGGGTCGCCCGCTGCGTCCCTGGGCTCCAGCAGGACGCAGACGAGTCGGCCGGCCCCTTGTCGGGGCGGCTCAAGGTCAGAGTCGCCGGCCACACCATCACCTACCGCGGCGCCCTGCACCTCACGGAGCAGGACGACGAGAGGGGCGGCGCCTTCGCCGTCGAGGGCGAGGGCGCGGAGGCACGCGGCGGCGGCTCGGTGAAGGTGACGCTGATGATCCGCCCGGCCCCGACCGACGGCGGCACGACGGTGACTTTCAGTGGCTCCGCGCATGCCGAGGGGCGGCTGGCCGACCTCGCGGCCGGCGCGAAGGTCTCCGCGGCGCACCGGCTTCTCGACCGTTTCGCGGAAGCGCTGGCCGCGGCAGCCTTCGAGGACCCGATGCCCGGGGACCGCGCCGAAGGCGGGGGCGCCGGTGCCGCTCCTGCCGCGGAGCCTCTGGACGCGGCCGGTGAGGCGGGCGCCGACGGAACCGGTGGCCCCGCGACCGCCACCGGGGGCGACGCCCAGGACCCGACCGGTGCGGACGACGCCGCCGGCTCGGTGTTCGACGCCCCCGTACCTCCGCCGTCGCTCGGTGCGGACGCCGACGACGAGTTCGACGATCTCGACGAGGTCGACGGCGCCGAGGACCTGGACGGGGTCGACGGCGTGGACGCGGTGGACGACCTCGAAAGCATCGAGGACCTCGACGATCTGTCCGGCCTGCCGGGCGCGGTGCCCGCGGAGGCCGCCCACGCACGGCGGACCATGATCGGCCGCAGCGCGGAGGAGGTCGACCACGCCCCGCCACGCGGTCGCTACGCGCCCACCCCGGCTGCCGACGCCTCCTCCGCGGGGGCCACCCTGCGGTGGCTGGCTCCCGCCGCGGCCCTCGCACTGGCGTCTGCGGTCGTGGTCGGCAGGGCGCTGCGCCGCCGTAGGTGA